One stretch of Verrucomicrobiia bacterium DNA includes these proteins:
- a CDS encoding PQQ-dependent sugar dehydrogenase, with protein MKRLLPLAITFLWACSPSRDPSAQTQAPKSPTPPPIEVPVKVETFASGLERPWGLAFLPDGRALVTERPGRLRIVSQSGKLSPPLEGVPPVRARGQGGLLDVCLDPDFEKNRFVYLSFSEPGEDGTAGTSVARGKLSENRLDSVRIIYRQVPKVEEQIHFGSRLVFRRDGTLFVTQGDRYNRDRVQDLSNGFGKIVRINPDGTIPKDNPFVNRKGARPEIWSYGHRNVQCAALDPETGELWTVEHGARGGDELNQPEAGKNYGWPVITYGTDYDLTKIGEGTAKAGMEQPVYYWDPVIAPSGMCFYTGDAFPQWRGSVFIGSLTPGLLVRLELKDGKVTKEERYLGYLHERIRDVRQGPDGLLYLLTDNPEGRILRVSPEGKR; from the coding sequence ATGAAACGGCTGCTTCCGCTCGCCATCACGTTTCTCTGGGCTTGCAGCCCGTCTCGCGATCCATCCGCCCAGACGCAGGCGCCGAAATCGCCGACTCCCCCGCCGATTGAAGTGCCCGTAAAAGTGGAGACGTTTGCCTCCGGCTTGGAACGTCCCTGGGGACTGGCATTTCTCCCCGATGGGCGGGCGCTGGTTACCGAACGGCCGGGGCGGCTGCGAATCGTTAGCCAAAGTGGCAAACTTTCGCCGCCGCTGGAAGGGGTTCCTCCCGTCCGGGCGCGGGGACAGGGAGGGCTTTTGGATGTTTGTCTCGACCCGGACTTTGAAAAAAACCGGTTCGTTTATCTCTCTTTTTCCGAGCCGGGGGAGGACGGGACGGCGGGAACCTCCGTGGCGCGGGGGAAGCTTTCTGAAAACCGGCTGGACAGCGTACGCATAATCTATCGCCAAGTGCCGAAGGTGGAGGAACAGATTCACTTCGGTTCGCGGCTGGTTTTCCGGCGGGACGGGACGCTTTTCGTCACACAGGGGGATCGCTACAACCGGGACCGGGTGCAAGATTTGTCCAACGGCTTCGGCAAAATCGTCCGCATCAACCCGGACGGCACCATTCCGAAAGATAATCCGTTCGTCAACCGTAAGGGTGCACGGCCGGAAATCTGGTCGTACGGCCACCGCAACGTGCAGTGCGCCGCGCTCGATCCCGAAACGGGGGAACTCTGGACGGTGGAGCACGGGGCGCGGGGCGGGGATGAGCTGAACCAGCCCGAAGCGGGAAAAAATTACGGCTGGCCGGTCATCACCTACGGCACGGATTACGACCTTACCAAAATCGGCGAAGGAACGGCCAAAGCGGGGATGGAGCAACCAGTTTATTATTGGGACCCGGTGATTGCCCCCTCCGGAATGTGCTTTTACACCGGCGACGCTTTCCCCCAGTGGAGGGGGAGCGTTTTTATCGGCTCACTTACCCCCGGGCTTTTGGTGCGGCTGGAATTGAAGGATGGCAAAGTTACAAAAGAAGAACGCTATCTGGGCTATCTGCACGAGCGGATTCGGGACGTCCGCCAGGGGCCGGATGGGTTGCTTTATTTGTTGACGGATAATCCGGAGGGGCGAATTTTGCGCGTTTCGCCGGAGGGAAAACGGTAG
- a CDS encoding DinB family protein — protein sequence MDKTWKAIIWNQFGAAMDMMENAIHACPDDVWGNFSEKPMWKKSDVVGFWYLVYHTLFFLDYYLTYPAPTSENEFSPPAPFTLSEFDPEGALPDRVYTKEELLSYLAHCWQKFGKLMVDFSEDKAHRSAGIPYRDMTVAELLMYNMRHVQHHAAQLNLLLRQKIDSAPNWVSKTKAKLGGE from the coding sequence ATGGATAAAACCTGGAAGGCCATCATCTGGAATCAATTTGGCGCGGCTATGGATATGATGGAAAACGCCATCCATGCCTGTCCCGATGATGTATGGGGAAATTTCTCAGAAAAACCGATGTGGAAAAAAAGCGACGTCGTCGGGTTCTGGTATTTGGTTTACCACACTCTTTTCTTTCTCGATTACTACTTGACCTATCCCGCACCCACGTCAGAAAACGAGTTTTCGCCTCCCGCTCCCTTTACGCTCTCGGAGTTCGATCCGGAAGGAGCTTTGCCGGATCGGGTCTATACGAAAGAGGAGCTCCTGTCTTATCTTGCGCATTGCTGGCAAAAATTTGGGAAATTGATGGTGGATTTTTCGGAGGATAAGGCGCACCGGTCTGCCGGCATACCCTACCGGGATATGACCGTGGCGGAGTTATTGATGTACAATATGCGCCACGTGCAGCACCACGCCGCGCAGTTGAATCTCCTTTTGCGGCAGAAAATAGACTCCGCGCCGAACTGGGTTTCCAAGACAAAGGCCAAACTGGGCGGCGAATAA
- a CDS encoding OsmC family protein: MHKYEAKVTWSRNGAKFTGQQYSRGHEWSFDGGIKIPASASPQVVRAPLSVAEAIDPEEALVASASSCHMLTFLSLASKQGFVVDAYEDDAFGLMEKNEKGKYAITRITLRPKIRFSREKQPSASELSALHHAAHEECYIANSIKSEVTVEAQ, encoded by the coding sequence ATGCATAAATACGAAGCCAAAGTTACGTGGAGCCGGAACGGGGCGAAGTTCACCGGCCAGCAGTACAGCCGGGGGCATGAATGGAGCTTTGACGGCGGGATAAAAATCCCCGCCTCCGCCTCTCCCCAAGTTGTCCGCGCGCCGCTCTCCGTTGCGGAAGCGATTGACCCGGAAGAGGCCTTGGTGGCGTCGGCTTCGAGCTGCCATATGCTCACCTTCTTGTCGCTGGCCTCCAAGCAGGGCTTTGTCGTCGATGCCTACGAGGACGACGCGTTTGGCCTGATGGAAAAAAACGAAAAGGGAAAATACGCCATTACCCGCATCACGCTCCGGCCGAAAATTCGGTTTTCGAGGGAAAAGCAGCCCTCCGCTTCGGAGCTTTCCGCCCTGCACCACGCCGCCCACGAGGAATGCTACATCGCCAACTCGATAAAATCGGAAGTGACGGTGGAGGCGCAATAA
- a CDS encoding DUF1697 domain-containing protein, which yields MPTYIAFLRAINVGGHTVKMEKLKKLFEALGFSSVETFIASGNVIFDSSSKNPVQLEKKIEAHLKKSLGYEVSTFIRSSSELAEIAGYRPFSESEVAKSHALYVGFLQAPVSAEAKKKFLAAESEIDRFDFHGRELYWLLSASSIKETKFSGPLLEKTLGQPTTLRNVTTVKKLAEKYGNREVKK from the coding sequence ATGCCCACCTATATTGCTTTTCTGCGCGCCATTAACGTCGGCGGGCATACCGTGAAGATGGAGAAGTTGAAAAAGCTTTTTGAAGCCCTCGGTTTCTCCAGCGTCGAAACCTTCATCGCCAGCGGCAACGTTATCTTCGATTCCTCTTCCAAAAATCCGGTGCAACTCGAAAAGAAAATCGAAGCGCATTTGAAAAAATCGCTGGGCTACGAGGTTTCCACCTTCATTCGTTCCAGTTCGGAACTGGCCGAAATCGCCGGCTACCGGCCTTTTTCCGAATCGGAGGTCGCCAAAAGCCACGCGCTTTACGTCGGCTTTTTGCAGGCGCCGGTTTCCGCGGAGGCGAAAAAGAAGTTTTTGGCCGCCGAATCCGAAATCGACCGCTTTGATTTCCACGGCCGGGAACTTTATTGGCTTTTGAGCGCGAGCTCAATCAAGGAGACCAAATTTTCCGGGCCGCTTTTGGAAAAAACGCTCGGCCAGCCCACCACTTTGCGCAATGTGACCACAGTCAAAAAGCTGGCGGAAAAATATGGAAACAGAGAGGTAAAAAAATGA
- a CDS encoding VOC family protein has translation MKPLHSLVPMAHVASVPRSIEFYKKLGFEVGNTFTPSDQKEPAWAWLRSGGSHLMVTRADEPVDARAQAVLFYIYCEDVAAFRGELQKKGVMAGEIEYPFYAPRGEFRVTDPDGYCLMITHAG, from the coding sequence GTGAAGCCGCTTCATTCCTTGGTGCCGATGGCGCACGTCGCAAGCGTGCCGCGTTCAATAGAGTTTTACAAAAAACTGGGCTTCGAAGTTGGCAACACTTTTACGCCGTCTGACCAGAAGGAACCGGCTTGGGCCTGGCTCCGTTCGGGCGGGTCGCACTTGATGGTCACTCGCGCGGACGAGCCGGTGGATGCCCGGGCGCAGGCGGTTCTCTTCTATATCTACTGTGAAGATGTTGCCGCTTTTCGGGGAGAATTGCAGAAAAAAGGAGTTATGGCCGGGGAAATCGAGTATCCTTTTTACGCCCCGCGCGGGGAGTTCCGGGTCACCGACCCGGACGGGTACTGTTTGATGATAACGCATGCCGGTTAG
- the arsM gene encoding arsenite methyltransferase, translated as MKKDIQDAVREHYGRIAQSPKAEGCCGGNGCGCATTEAAENLGYTEVQRAAIPAGADLGLGCGNPLAHAALKLGETVLDLGSGGGLDAFLASKEVGPPGHVIGVDMTAAMISRARSIAAEHNCVNVEFRLGEIENLPVADASVDAVISNCVINLSSDKPRVFREALRVLKPGGRMVVSDLVLVAPLPEQVRKSVEAYVGCVAGAAMKQDYLQMIGEAGFERVEVVEERTYGVGTDLETEIEKQTAKAVRSIKVRAFKPESSK; from the coding sequence ATGAAAAAGGACATTCAGGACGCGGTGCGGGAGCATTACGGCCGCATTGCCCAAAGCCCGAAGGCGGAGGGTTGCTGCGGGGGTAACGGCTGCGGCTGTGCCACGACCGAGGCCGCGGAAAATCTTGGTTACACGGAGGTGCAACGCGCGGCCATCCCGGCAGGGGCCGATTTGGGCCTGGGCTGCGGCAATCCGCTCGCCCATGCGGCACTGAAGCTGGGCGAAACGGTGCTCGATCTCGGTTCGGGTGGAGGACTGGATGCCTTCCTCGCATCCAAGGAGGTGGGCCCCCCCGGACACGTTATTGGCGTTGATATGACCGCCGCAATGATTTCCCGCGCCCGCTCGATTGCCGCCGAGCACAACTGCGTCAATGTGGAGTTTCGACTCGGCGAAATCGAAAACCTGCCGGTGGCGGACGCTTCGGTGGATGCAGTTATCTCCAACTGCGTCATCAACCTTTCGTCCGATAAGCCGCGGGTGTTTCGGGAGGCGCTGCGCGTTCTCAAACCGGGCGGTCGAATGGTCGTGAGCGACCTGGTGCTTGTTGCCCCGCTGCCCGAGCAGGTGCGAAAATCGGTCGAGGCCTATGTCGGCTGTGTGGCCGGCGCCGCCATGAAGCAGGACTACTTGCAAATGATTGGAGAAGCCGGTTTTGAACGGGTGGAAGTCGTGGAGGAGCGAACCTACGGCGTGGGAACCGACCTCGAAACCGAGATTGAAAAACAAACCGCCAAGGCCGTCCGCTCCATCAAAGTTCGGGCCTTCAAACCGGAATCGTCCAAATAG
- a CDS encoding DUF899 domain-containing protein: MTKHKTGTREEWLAARLELLKAEKELTRKSDELARRRQELPWVRVDKEYKFETEEGSASLSGLFRGRSQLLVYHFMFGPDYTAGCPSCSMIADGFNGFTIHLANHDVMLWGVSRAPLAKLQAYKRRMGWNFPWASSFGSDFNFDFSVGFTEEQQRQGGIDYNYRREPAVPVVSRMVRQTGDEVIVAHAAMTGTDVATYTRERPGMSSFVLEDGVVYHTYSTYARGLDGLWGMYQWLDRAPKGRNEPDGPWWRRRDEYDKR, encoded by the coding sequence ATGACGAAGCATAAAACCGGGACACGTGAGGAATGGCTCGCCGCGCGGCTCGAACTGCTCAAAGCTGAGAAGGAACTCACGCGGAAGAGCGACGAACTGGCACGGCGGCGGCAGGAGCTGCCGTGGGTTCGCGTCGATAAGGAGTATAAATTCGAGACCGAAGAGGGGAGCGCTTCACTGTCAGGTCTTTTCCGGGGGCGCTCGCAACTCCTCGTCTATCACTTTATGTTCGGGCCTGACTACACGGCGGGCTGCCCGTCCTGCTCGATGATCGCGGACGGCTTCAACGGGTTCACCATTCATCTGGCCAACCATGACGTGATGCTCTGGGGGGTGTCGCGGGCGCCGCTCGCCAAACTGCAGGCCTACAAACGGCGGATGGGGTGGAACTTTCCCTGGGCGTCCTCGTTCGGCAGCGATTTCAACTTCGACTTCAGCGTCGGATTCACCGAAGAGCAGCAGCGCCAGGGAGGCATCGATTACAACTATCGGAGAGAGCCCGCCGTACCGGTGGTCTCGCGCATGGTCCGTCAGACCGGCGACGAGGTGATCGTCGCCCACGCGGCGATGACGGGAACCGACGTGGCCACGTACACGCGCGAGCGGCCGGGCATGAGCTCGTTCGTTCTGGAAGACGGCGTCGTTTACCACACCTATTCCACCTATGCGCGCGGATTGGACGGCCTCTGGGGGATGTACCAGTGGCTCGACCGCGCCCCCAAGGGACGCAACGAACCGGATGGCCCCTGGTGGCGCCGCCGCGACGAGTACGACAAGCGCTGA
- a CDS encoding metalloregulator ArsR/SmtB family transcription factor, which translates to MAANKIDETLLALADPTRRGILRRLSKGEARVTELAKPFDISLNAVSKHIRILERANLVRRRVEGREHFLAFNFKPLEEAIKWLETQHAFWSARLDALEELLKAEDRMRGEAAKKTLKRKGKS; encoded by the coding sequence ATGGCGGCCAATAAAATCGATGAAACCCTTCTGGCCTTGGCCGACCCGACGAGGCGAGGCATTCTCCGGCGGCTGTCCAAGGGGGAGGCGCGGGTGACCGAGCTGGCAAAGCCGTTCGACATTTCCCTGAATGCCGTCTCCAAGCATATCCGGATTCTGGAACGGGCAAATCTCGTACGGCGGCGGGTGGAAGGAAGGGAGCATTTTCTCGCCTTCAACTTCAAACCGCTGGAAGAGGCCATCAAATGGCTGGAAACCCAGCACGCCTTTTGGAGTGCCCGGCTTGATGCCCTTGAGGAATTGCTTAAAGCTGAAGATCGCATGAGGGGGGAAGCCGCGAAAAAAACCCTTAAAAGGAAAGGAAAATCCTAA
- a CDS encoding SRPBCC family protein, which translates to MNAKPKELQDKQEAYGTVTGPGEVRIERVLPGPIERVWAYLTESEKRRQWFAAGPMELKPGGKMELVWYNSQLSPHKEPVPEKYQKYEGYSCTGEVVRCEPPRVLTFLWHEEKGPPSEVTFELSARGKEVLLVLTHRRLATRGNMVGVSGGWHIHLAILSDILHGVPPRPFWSNHAKLEAEYEKRIPADVKTAAKT; encoded by the coding sequence ATGAATGCAAAACCGAAGGAACTGCAAGACAAACAGGAAGCCTACGGCACGGTCACCGGGCCCGGAGAGGTTCGCATCGAGCGGGTTTTGCCCGGGCCCATCGAACGAGTCTGGGCCTACTTGACCGAATCGGAAAAACGGCGGCAATGGTTCGCCGCCGGGCCGATGGAACTGAAACCCGGGGGAAAAATGGAGCTTGTCTGGTACAACTCCCAACTGTCGCCTCACAAAGAGCCCGTGCCGGAGAAGTACCAAAAGTATGAAGGGTACAGCTGCACGGGGGAGGTTGTGCGCTGTGAGCCGCCGCGGGTTTTGACCTTTCTCTGGCATGAAGAAAAGGGGCCCCCGTCGGAAGTCACCTTTGAGCTTTCCGCACGCGGCAAGGAGGTTCTGCTTGTTTTGACGCACCGTCGGCTGGCGACCCGGGGGAACATGGTCGGGGTTTCGGGCGGCTGGCACATCCACCTGGCCATCCTGTCTGATATTCTGCACGGTGTGCCGCCGCGTCCTTTTTGGTCCAACCACGCCAAGTTGGAGGCGGAGTATGAGAAACGCATTCCGGCCGATGTGAAGACCGCCGCGAAAACGTGA
- a CDS encoding metalloregulator ArsR/SmtB family transcription factor: MTQKKANPIHPKRQSGRAVRTENEELAQLAKALGHPARAAIMRLLLTGGECICGGIVDRLPLAQATVSQHLKVLKEAGWITGEVDGPRVCYCARPGTLQRFLALVQALEFGREMKVERSKS; encoded by the coding sequence ATGACGCAAAAAAAGGCAAACCCCATACACCCCAAACGCCAAAGCGGACGGGCGGTTCGGACCGAAAACGAAGAGTTGGCCCAATTGGCCAAAGCCCTCGGCCATCCGGCCCGGGCCGCCATTATGCGGCTTCTCTTGACCGGCGGGGAGTGCATCTGCGGCGGCATCGTCGACCGGCTGCCCTTGGCCCAGGCCACCGTATCGCAGCATCTGAAAGTGTTGAAGGAGGCGGGCTGGATTACCGGCGAGGTCGACGGCCCGCGCGTTTGCTACTGCGCCCGCCCCGGAACCCTCCAGCGTTTTCTGGCGCTGGTGCAGGCGCTCGAATTTGGAAGGGAAATGAAAGTCGAAAGGAGTAAATCATGA